One genomic segment of Danio aesculapii chromosome 15, fDanAes4.1, whole genome shotgun sequence includes these proteins:
- the LOC130242118 gene encoding olfactory receptor 51L1-like: MENYTGFNFMLFENLGYIRYALFSLGFILYFSIILFNVLIMLAVFLERTLHQPMYILISCLSINSLFGTAGFFPRVLTDLLSETHSISREACIFQSFVIFTYIANEFSILMIMAFDRFAAICKPLHYHSIVRPRFLAYLIVMNLTFPMILLGVAALLTTKLKMCGNKLFKVYCHSYEVVKLSCDNIIINNAFGLFLLIITTIIPLGLILLSYVKILVICQKSSAQFKGKAFQTCIPHIVVLLNFTIAVTCDVTLSRVVNLQIPIGLSVFLSLEFLIVPPILNPLVYAFNLPDIRKKMISLIKTLK, translated from the coding sequence ATGGAAAATTATACCGGTTTTAACTTCATGTTGTTTGAAAATCTTGGGTACATAAGATATGCTCTCTTCAGTTTGGGTTTTATTCTGTACTTttctataatattatttaatgtcctTATTATGCTTGCGGTATTTCTGGAAAGGACATTACACCAGCCTATGTACATTCTGATTTCATGCCTGTCTATCAACTCTCTATTTGGAACAGCTGGCTTTTTCCCAAGAGTTCTGACAGACTTGCTGTCTGAAACACACTCAATCTCTCGTGAAGCATGCATTTTCCAGTCTTTTGTCATTTTCACATATATAGCAAATGAGTTCTCAATATTGATGATAATGGCGTTTGACAGATTTGCTGCAATTTGTAAACCTTTACATTACCACAGCATAGTTAGACCAAGGTTTCTTGCTTATTTAATAGTTATGAATCTGACTTTTCCAATGATTTTGCTTGGTGTTGCTGCACTTTTAACTACCAAACTGAAAATGTGTGGTAACAAACTATTTAAGGTATACTGCCATAGCTATGAAGTAGTCAAGCTTTCTTGTGACAACATTATAATCAATAATGCGTTtggcttgtttttattaataataactacCATCATCCCTTTAGGTTTAATACTATTATCCTATGTAAAAATTCTAGTCATTTGTCAGAAAAGCTCGGCACAGTTTAAGGGCAAAGCTTTTCAAACTTGTATTCCACACATAGTGGTGCTTTTGAATTTCACAATTGCTGTAACATGTGACGTCACTTTGAGTCGGGTTGTGAATTTGCAAATTCCTATAGGTCTGTCAGTTTTCCTTTCACTTGAGTTTCTCATTGTACCACCCATACTCAATCCCCTAGTTTATGCATTTAACCTGCCTGATATCCGCAAAAAAATGATCAGCCTTATAAAGACATTGAAATAg